In a single window of the Papaver somniferum cultivar HN1 chromosome 8, ASM357369v1, whole genome shotgun sequence genome:
- the LOC113301134 gene encoding GDSL esterase/lipase At5g14450-like has product MVFSKEIQMFGLILFFFFWVLGVSTNGAGGITSALEKCNFPSVFNFGDSNSDTGGKSAAFWPVGSPNGETFFGKPSGRACDGRLVVDFMAKELGLASYLRPYLDSLSLDSFKNGANFATGGSSIKEGGYSPFHLDVQIAQFRQFKARVIDIDNSTQQEKGKADLPKPEDFSKALYTFDIGQNDLAFGLGNSSESETRASIPSILDLFSTAVQQLYIEGARVFWVHNTGPFGCLPNSNSWYAKQPGLLDKNGCVIPLNELAQEFNMQLKSKLTQLKANLAGAAFTYVDAYTAKYNLINTAKAQGFVDPLDFCSHVKVVVNGTVHGGPCADPMKHISWDGTHYTEAANEWVSKFILNGSMSDPLIPINQACHA; this is encoded by the exons atggttttctcaaaagaAATTCAGATGTTTGGTttgatcttgtttttcttcttctgggTTCTTGGAGTTAGTACTAATGGTGCAGGAGGAATAACATCTGCGTTGGAGAAATGCAATTTCCCTTCGGTTTTCAATTTTGGAGACTCAAACTCGGATACCGGAGGTAAGTCAGCTGCATTTTGGCCAGTTGGTTCGCCTAATGGAGAAACTTTCTTTGGAAAACCATCTGGTAGAGCCTGTGATGGTCGTCTTGTAGTGGATTTTATGG CCAAGGAGTTGGGTTTAGCCTCCTACTTAAGACCATATCTTGACTCACTTAGCTTGGATAGTTTCAAAAATGGAGCAAATTTTGCAACAGGAGGATCATCAATTAAAGAAGGAGGTTATAGCCCCTTCCATCTAGACGTTCAGATTGCACAGTTCCGACAATTTAAAGCTCGAGTGATCGACATTGATAACTCTACCCAACAGGAAAAAG GTAAAGCCGATTTGCCGAAACCAGAAGATTTCTCCAAGGCTTTATACACATTCGACATCGGACAAAACGATCTTGCATTTGGTTTGGGAAATTCATCAGAAAGCGAAACTCGTGCTTCAATACCTAGTATCCTTGATCTATTTTCCACAGCAGTACAG CAACTTTACATTGAAGGTGCAAGGGTGTTTTGGGTGCATAACACCGGACCTTTTGGATGTTTACCTAACAGCAACAGTTGGTACGCTAAGCAACCAGGTCTTTTGGACAAGAATGGCTGTGTGATACCTTTGAATGAGTTAGCTCAAGAATTCAATATGCAACTCAAGTCCAAGTTAACCCAACTCAAGGCCAACCTCGCCGGTGCAGCCTTCACATATGTTGATGCTTATACAGCTAAATACAACCTTATCAACACTGCCAAGGCTCAAG GTTTTGTTGACCCCCTAGACTTTTGCAGTCATGTAAAGGTAGTTGTAAACGGGACGGTGCATGGCGGCCCTTGTGCAGATCCGATGAAACATATTAGCTGGGATGGTACACATTATACGGAGGCAGCTAATGAATGGGTTTCTAAGTTCATTTTAAATGGTTCTATGTCAGACCCCCTGATTCCGATCAATCAAGCTTGCCATGCTTAG